In the Actinomycetota bacterium genome, GAGTGTCGATGAGGGTCACGTCCAGCGAGACCGAGTTGCCGACCGGGTCGGCGACCATCGCGGTCGCCGCAAGCGTCTGCTTGGCAAAGAGGGACTCGGTCCCCGAGCAGCATGGGCTCGACACGAAATCGATCATCCGCCCGTACTCCAGGGTCACCGCGTCCACAGTGCCCGGCGAGGAAAGCGAGCCGCCGGTGTGACGGGACACCCTCAGCTCGATGTAGCGCGACCCCTGCGGCACGGGCGAGTAGATGGTCAGGTTCAGATACTGCCTGTACCCGGCCGTCCCTGAGGACGTACTCGCGCCTGCAGGCGCCGTCCCCGCCAGAACTGCCAGAAGAGACGCGACAGACACGAAGACTCTCTTCACGATTCCCCCCAGACTCGGCCCCCGTTCCTGCCAGTTCTATTCGCTCGCGGAGCGGTCAAGTCCTGCCTCGGGCGGCGAGGGGCTACTCCGGAAGGCTCTCCTCCGGGATCTCCTGGCGTTTGGGGTTGTCCATGTCCCGCGGCGACAGGATCGGGTCCGCAAGCGGCCACGGGATGCCCGCGTCGGGGTCGTCCCAGGCCAGCCCGTTTTCGTCCGACGGGTCGTAGTAGCGGTCGACGAGATAGGTGAGGGTCGCGTCCGTCAGGGCCTGGAAGCCGTGGGCCACCCCGGGCGGGATGTACACGCCGAGCTCGGCCCCCTCTCCGATCTCAAACCACTGGCTGGCCCCCCGGGTGCCGGAGGATCTCCTCAGGTCGTGCATCGCCACGAGGATCCGTCCGAACGGCGCGTACCAGTAGTCCGCCTGGTGGCGGTGAAAATGCAGTCCCCTCAGCACGCCGCGGCGGGAGTCGGAACGGTTGCCCTGGACGAGCGGGGGCCGGCCCTCGAACCACTCCTGGCGGAACGTCTCCATGAACCGTCCGCGCTCGTCGGAGCGGCCCTGGAGGTCCACGATCAGGACGCCGTCGATCAGGTCGCTTCGCTTCAGATTCGCCACGCCCCTATTCTTACTGTTCGACCGGAACCATTCGCGCCAAGGGGGCCTGGTGGGGCTTACATACGGATGCGTCGTACCCCACTCGCCGAACCTCGTCCCAGAGGTGTCGCCACGGGCGGCCAAGGCAGCTCAGACGCGCGAGGCGATGAGCGAGCTCGGAATGCTCATTGGCTTGCGCGGCCCCCGCACCTGCGTGGTCGTGTCTCCGCACAGCCCGTTTCTCGCCGAGGCATTCGGTGTCTGGGACGCGGGACGGCTGCAGGGGTCGATGGAGAGGTTCCAGGCGCCCGACGTGACCGTGGAGGTGCAGGTGGACTCCGAGCTCGCGGAGGCCATCGTGGACGTCACTTCCAGGATGGGGCTTCCCGTGGGCCGGATGGACGGCGACTGGCAGCTGGACAGGGGGATCACCGTTCCTTCGCTGTACCTCCTGAAGTCAGACGAGATCCAGGTAGTTCCGGTGTCCCTTTCGATGGCGGGCTGGGAGGAGCACTGGCTGTTCGGCACCGCGATCGCAAAGGCGGCCGCGATGGTCAGGGGCGACGTGATGATCCTTGCCTCGGCCAACTTCTCGCACCGGGTCGTTCCCGACTCGCCGCACGGATACTCGCCGAGGGCCAGGGAGTTCGATGCCCGGGTGCGCGATGCGGTCGCCCGGGGCCGGCTCAACGACCTGCTGGATATCCCGACGGAGATGGTGCGGGACGCATCCGAGTGCGGGTTTGTCCCGATGCTGGTGATGGGAGGGGCGTTCGACGGGCGGACGGTGACGGGGCGCGTGCTGTCCTACGAGGCCCCCTTCGGCATCGGCTACCTCGTCGGGGAGGTCACGCTGGCCGAGGGCGAGCATGAGCCACAGCACGCCTCAGTGGGGGCCGAGGCCACCCAGGAGGCATCCGCCGCCCCGCAGGGGTGGTGAGGGGAACCCTCGGGCAGCGGCCGCCGCTCGCGGCGCTGGTCGGTCCCACCGCATCGGGCAAGTCGCGCATGGCCCTGGAGGTCGCGCTCGAACTGCGATCGACGGGCGTTGAGCCCGAGATCGTCTCGTGCGACTCCATGGGCGTGTACCGGGGGCTGGACATCGCGGCGGACAAGCCTTCCACTTCGGATCGGCGGCTTGTTCCGCACCACATGTTC is a window encoding:
- a CDS encoding dTDP-4-dehydrorhamnose 3,5-epimerase family protein translates to MANLKRSDLIDGVLIVDLQGRSDERGRFMETFRQEWFEGRPPLVQGNRSDSRRGVLRGLHFHRHQADYWYAPFGRILVAMHDLRRSSGTRGASQWFEIGEGAELGVYIPPGVAHGFQALTDATLTYLVDRYYDPSDENGLAWDDPDAGIPWPLADPILSPRDMDNPKRQEIPEESLPE
- the amrB gene encoding AmmeMemoRadiSam system protein B, giving the protein MGLTYGCVVPHSPNLVPEVSPRAAKAAQTREAMSELGMLIGLRGPRTCVVVSPHSPFLAEAFGVWDAGRLQGSMERFQAPDVTVEVQVDSELAEAIVDVTSRMGLPVGRMDGDWQLDRGITVPSLYLLKSDEIQVVPVSLSMAGWEEHWLFGTAIAKAAAMVRGDVMILASANFSHRVVPDSPHGYSPRAREFDARVRDAVARGRLNDLLDIPTEMVRDASECGFVPMLVMGGAFDGRTVTGRVLSYEAPFGIGYLVGEVTLAEGEHEPQHASVGAEATQEASAAPQGW